From Methylobacterium radiodurans, a single genomic window includes:
- a CDS encoding cytochrome P450 — translation MSTLFERFLDPTNRADPYSLFAELRRQPVCPQADGTYVVGTHAEIDRLMHDPRISSDDLPDPQHFRWTGRPITDLIIRPVRAEIRKRHRPFIFRDPPDHDALRSRVMRALSVERVRGMRATTERLTGELIDKLSGQTRIDLVAAVSYPLPVTVICHLLGVPPEDEARFHGWATQLATALEPNQRGDEETQAKNEETFGEIADYIQDLVKAKRREPQDDILSDLAAGDESQRMNDYDLIATAVLLLVAGHETTVNLITNGVLTLLRFPEQLERLRREPEIAPRLIEELLRYEPPVQYRTRLALADIPIAGTTIPEGAPVVLLIASGNRDPARFTDPDRFDPDRRDNRHLGFGGGLHYCVGAPLARIEAEIALVALSRRLREPRLLADPPPYRQGASLRGPSALPLAIGGVEQS, via the coding sequence GTGAGCACCCTGTTCGAGCGCTTCCTCGACCCGACCAACCGCGCCGACCCCTACAGCCTCTTCGCGGAACTGCGGCGCCAGCCCGTCTGCCCGCAGGCGGACGGCACCTACGTCGTCGGCACCCACGCGGAGATCGACCGCCTGATGCACGACCCGCGCATCAGCTCTGACGACCTGCCCGACCCGCAGCATTTCCGCTGGACCGGCCGCCCGATCACCGACCTGATCATCCGGCCGGTGCGCGCCGAGATCCGCAAGCGGCACCGCCCCTTCATATTCCGCGACCCGCCCGACCACGACGCCCTGCGGAGCCGGGTGATGCGCGCCTTGAGTGTCGAGCGCGTGCGCGGCATGCGGGCGACGACCGAGCGGCTCACCGGCGAGCTCATCGACAAGCTCTCGGGCCAGACGCGGATCGACCTCGTCGCCGCGGTCTCCTACCCGCTGCCCGTCACGGTGATCTGCCACCTGCTCGGCGTGCCGCCGGAGGACGAGGCACGCTTCCACGGCTGGGCGACGCAGCTCGCCACGGCGCTGGAGCCGAACCAGCGCGGCGACGAGGAGACGCAGGCCAAGAACGAGGAGACGTTCGGGGAGATCGCCGACTACATCCAGGACCTCGTGAAGGCCAAGCGCCGGGAGCCGCAGGACGACATCCTCTCCGACCTCGCGGCCGGCGACGAGTCCCAGCGGATGAACGACTACGACCTGATCGCCACGGCGGTGCTGCTGCTGGTGGCCGGTCACGAGACCACCGTGAATCTGATCACCAACGGGGTGCTGACGCTGCTGCGCTTCCCCGAACAGCTGGAGCGGCTGCGCCGCGAGCCGGAAATCGCCCCGCGCCTCATCGAGGAGCTGCTGCGCTACGAGCCGCCGGTGCAGTACAGGACGCGCCTCGCGCTCGCCGACATCCCAATCGCCGGCACCACGATCCCGGAGGGCGCGCCGGTGGTCCTGCTGATCGCCTCCGGCAACCGCGACCCGGCGCGGTTCACCGATCCCGATCGCTTCGACCCGGACCGGCGCGATAACCGCCATCTCGGTTTCGGCGGCGGCCTTCACTACTGCGTCGGCGCGCCGCTCGCCCGGATCGAGGCGGAGATCGCCCTGGTGGCCCTGAGCCGCCGGCTACGGGAGCCGCGCCTGCTCGCCGACCCGCCGCCCTATCGCCAGGGTGCCTCTCTGCGTGGGCCGAGCGCGTTGCCACTGGCGATCGGCGGGGTGGAGCAAAGTTAA
- a CDS encoding LacI family DNA-binding transcriptional regulator, which produces MTVGIRDVARAAGVSTATVSRALGRGPVSDALREQVEAAVRATGYRPNLSARRLRSQAARTIGLIVADIRNPFFTAVSRAVEDAAFARDMRVILCNTDEDRARESMYLRLMEEERVTGVIFAPTGDGAELLRERTAAFPVVLIDRVGPPGIHDCVVLDNPAAGAGLVDHLVDQGFSRIGGLFGSTSSAARERRAGYEAAMIRHGLDPAARTVAPNAAAAEAAAAGWLAGPDRPEALVLSNGLILMGALRAARGLGLHVPGDLALAGFDNELWTDLVEPGLTVVEQPVDEIGAQAMRLLFDRIAHPDQPVRKVVLCGRTVLRGSTRRR; this is translated from the coding sequence ATGACGGTCGGCATCCGCGACGTGGCCCGCGCGGCCGGTGTCTCGACTGCGACGGTCTCGCGGGCGCTGGGCCGCGGCCCGGTCTCGGACGCCCTGCGCGAGCAGGTTGAGGCGGCGGTGCGCGCGACTGGCTACCGGCCGAACCTGTCGGCGCGGCGCCTGCGCTCCCAGGCGGCCCGGACCATCGGCCTGATCGTCGCCGACATCCGCAACCCGTTCTTCACGGCGGTCAGCCGCGCGGTCGAGGATGCTGCCTTCGCCCGGGACATGCGGGTGATCCTCTGCAACACCGACGAGGATCGGGCCCGCGAGTCGATGTATCTGAGGCTGATGGAGGAGGAGCGCGTCACAGGGGTGATCTTCGCGCCCACGGGCGACGGTGCCGAGCTGCTGCGAGAGCGGACCGCTGCCTTCCCGGTCGTGCTGATCGACCGAGTCGGGCCGCCCGGCATCCATGACTGCGTGGTGCTCGACAATCCGGCGGCGGGCGCCGGCCTCGTGGACCACTTGGTCGATCAAGGATTCTCGCGGATCGGCGGGCTGTTCGGCTCCACGAGTTCGGCCGCGCGCGAGCGCCGGGCGGGCTACGAGGCGGCGATGATCCGGCACGGCCTGGACCCCGCTGCCCGCACCGTCGCCCCCAACGCCGCCGCCGCGGAAGCCGCAGCCGCGGGCTGGCTCGCCGGGCCCGACCGTCCCGAGGCCTTGGTGCTCTCGAACGGCCTGATCCTGATGGGCGCCCTGCGCGCCGCCCGGGGCTTGGGGCTGCACGTGCCTGGCGACCTCGCGCTGGCGGGCTTCGACAACGAGCTCTGGACCGACCTCGTCGAGCCCGGTCTTACCGTCGTCGAGCAGCCCGTTGACGAGATCGGAGCGCAGGCGATGCGCCTCCTCTTCGACCGGATTGCGCACCCCGATCAACCCGTGCGTAAGGTGGTGCTGTGCGGTCGAACGGTGCTGCGCGGCTCGACGCGGCGGCG